TCTGAGTCCAGACTCGCTGTAGGCTCGTCTGCCAGAATAAGCTCCGGATCATTCATCCATGCCCGGGCAATGGCCACACGTTGGCGCTCCCCGCCCGATAGGCTTTCTGGATAATGATCCGTGCGGTGCGAAAGACCGAGCCTTTTTAAAAGATCATCAGCTCTTTCCTCACTCTTGCGTCTAGGTTTCCCCGCCAGCTTTGGAATGAGCAGCAGTTGGTCTCGAACAGTCAAATAAGGAATCAAGTTTGAAGACTGAAAAATAAATCCGATATTGTCCAGCCTAATTTTGTTCATCTGTTTGGACGACAACTTGCCCACTTCCTTGTTTCCAATCATAATCCGGCCATTTGTGGGCGATAGGAGTGCCCCCGCAATCGATAGAAAGGTGCTCTTCCCGGAGCCGGAAGGGCCGACCACCGCTACGAACTCGCCTGCCTTCACCTGCAGTGAAACATCATCTAGAACCTTAACGGAAGTATCCCCGTCTCCAAACTCTTTGCTTACATGGTCGAGTATCAGTTTATCACCCATTATGCAGCCCTCCCGATCGCTTCGATAGCATCAATTTTGACAACCCGATAAAGTGACAACAGAGAACCGATGAGAGACACGAACAGGAACAGCCCAGCCGAACCGAGCACTAAGGACGGTGATAGATCAAACGGGATACTGTTGCCGATTAGAGCCGCTACACCGTAGGTAAGGGCAATACTGATGATCAGACTGACAACCGAAAGGAGCATAACCTGTAAAATCAGATTTCTGGCCAAGTAAGCGGATTGGGCTCCGATAGCCTTGAGCACGCCGAATTGGTTCATTTTTTGAATGGTAATGACATAGAAGAATACAGCGAGCACAAAGGCGGCAATGATATACAGAAATACGATCATCATCATGAGCGACCCTTGTTCTTCTTTATAGCCCGGAATTCCTTGCAGGGCCTGGTCTTTACTAATGACATCAATGTCCGGAACCTGCTGGACCAGCTGGTCGGCCTGATCCGAACTTGCACTCAATGCAATGGCGTTAAAGAACATCCCGCGACCTGAGTCCGAGTTGTGAATAGATTCCCAGCCCTTATAGTTCATATGAAGAACCGGCGCGTGGCTAAAGGACTGACCTTCGGTAAAACCAACGATAGTAAAGGCTTTGCCGGAAGCTTGATCGATGATCTGGTCACCCAGCTTGAAATCCTCTTCCTTCAAGGAGCGATCGGCCAGCACCTCGTCAGCTTTTGTTTGGCTGATCATCGAGCCTTCCACCACGGTAGGTGCCAGCATCTGCTCCGTATCGATAGCAAAAAATGCGGCATCCACCTTCGAGGTAGAGTTGCTTCGCGTCAGTGTAGTCATCTGGACACCTAACGGGGTAGCCGATTGTTCACCGGTATGCTCCCTGATATCGTTCCAATCCTGCTCGGTCAAAACCGAGCGGTTTAGACGCTGGTCAGATTCCTTTTGTACGACGAGATAGTCAGCCTTCATATTTTGGATCGAGGATGCATTATCTGATGCTAGCCCTTGGGCCAGACCGGTTACAAACAGAACGAGCCAGGCGATCAGGACCATGATAAACCCGATTAATAAATATCGCAGCTTCGAATGTTTGAGCTCACGCACAGCAAGAAACATGGTTGCTTCATCTCCATTCCTGTAGATATGGCCAAATTATCTTTGGCTATGGCTACAGTATAGGAATCCAATGTGAACGGAGCATGAACGGAGCCTGAGCAACGTATTAAACAGCGGGAAGAAGCACACGGAACGTTGTTCCTTTGCCTAATTGACTCGTAACTTCAATGGAACCGCGATGCAGGTCGATAATTTTTTGGGTGATGGACAGTCCGAGACCTGTGCTGGTTTCTTTCCTGTCGCGGGCGGTATCCGCTTTATAGAACCGGTTGAAAATATGCGGTAAATCCGATTCTGCTATGCCGATGCCTGTATCTGATATTTCAATGCAGCACATATCGTCTAGGCGTGAAATGCGTAAAGAGATCGATCCGCCTGAATCGGTAAACTTCACACTGTTTGTAATGAGATTGGTCCACACCTGGTGCAGCAACTGTTGATCGCCATGTATGAAAAGTGACGGCAGCTCCATATCAATAGCTAAATCCTTGCTGCGCCAGCTCCATTCCGTAACGAGCAGCACCTGTTTGATCTGGGCGGCCAGATCAAAAGTTGATTTCTCTAAGATGTGTTCTTCTTTATCCAGTGAAGCCAGCATAAGCAGCTGTTTGCTCAGTTGGGACATTCGCCGGCTCTCTTCCTCAATAATCGATAAATAACGGTTTCGCTGTTCCTCTGAGAGGTTCTTCGTCTGCAGAGTCTGAGAAAATCCCTGAATAGAAGCAAGCGGCGACTGGATCTCGTGCGAAACGTTAGACACAAATTCCTGTCTCATCTGCTCCAACTGCTCCAGTCCTTTGGCCATATGAGAGAAGTGGGTAGACAGTTTACCGATTTCATCCCGCCGTTTGACGTTCAGCTTCAGATTGTATTTGCCTTGGGATATTTGTTTAGTAGCATCCGTCAGATGTACGATCGGCTTGACGATGTGACGGGTAATAATACCGACGAGCAGTATGCTCAGCAGAATGGAAATAATCATAATAATCGAGAAAAAGATGCGCATCTCGCCGAACTGGACCATCACATCCGGTCTGAGAAAGAGGGCGTGGGTGACCCCGTCAATTACGATAGGGACACCGATCGAGTTCATCAGATCATTATCAAAAAATCCGGTAATGAACAGTTTGGATGGAAAGTTCAGAATCCCGTGATAAGTTTCGCCGCTTACGACCTCCTTAATCACCTCTGGCTCTAGTGAATTACGACTAAACTCTCCGCCATAAAACATTTCGTGTCCATCACCGTCCGCAAGAACTATCTGATAACCCAGTTTTCCGACGTGAGTTAGATAATCTTCAATACCAACCTCGGGATTATGCTTGTAAAAATTTTCGATATCATAGGCCATATCCGTAATTTTCTGGTCATTATAAGCCTTCAAATTGTATTGGTAATACATATTGGACAAAAGAAATGCAAATACGCTGCTTAGCACCATAATGCAGATCGTTGTAACGACGATTCTGGAATAGAGAGTCTTCACGTGGTACCAACCTCCAGCTTATACCCGACCCCCCGCACTGTGCGGATACTAAAGTCTCTGCTTCGATCCGCGAATCGTTCTCTCAGCCGTTTAATATGCACATCAACCGTACGGTCGTCGCCGTCAAAATCCGAGCCCCAAATAAGCTGGATCAGCTCATCGCGTGTAAATGTGCGATCCGGATAGCTTGCGAGCTGAGAGAGCAGATCGAATTCCTTCATCGGCAACATCAGTACTTTACCGTGGCCGTATACCTCATAGCTTTTCCGGTCGATGACGGTATCGTGAAGATGGATTTTGTCGGCACTGACCATCTGATAGCGGCGCAGAAGCGCCTTGATGCGGAACAACAATTCCTTTGGTTCAAAGGGCTTGGTTACATAATCGTCGGTCCCGACGGCAAAGCCCTTTTCCTTATCGAGGAGCTGGTCCTTGGCTGTAAGTAAAATCACCGGAAAATCGTAGTCATTTCGGATTTCCTCGGTAAGCTGATATCCATCCTTATTCGGCATCATCACATCGACAACGGCCAGATGAATTTGTTCTTTGACAAGACAGGCTGAGGCTTCTTCTCCGTCGGCTGCCTCATATACAGAATAGCCTTCAAGCTGAAGGTGATATCGTAATAATTCCCGGATGTGAGGATCGTCATCTGCGATTAAAATGTGAACCATGGCTGGATAGCCCCCTAGAATGGTATGTATGGATAATTATAATCATCATAGCACGAGCCTAGTTTGGCCCAAAACCATATAAAGCATAAGGGATTCTGTAGAAAAGTGTTATAAAAATGTTGAAGAGAGGACATTTTAAGAGGTTGAACCTTCGGCATGCCGTCCATACTGGATAAAGTAGGTAAATGATGACCATGTCATTTCGGAACATGCATGAGAAGGAGGCAGAGCACATGAAGCTGATGAAATGGCTGCTTAAAATCAGTCTTACGGCAGTGCTTATAAGTACACTAACAATTCTGACCACAGGTATTGTTGTGAATAGCTATCTTCAATCGGTACTGGCGAGCTTTAATATCCAGTTGGAGGCTCAGCCGATGGGAGTAGGAGGCATCATGAAAAATTTACTCGGGTTTAACGGTTCAAGTGGACAGGACAAGGTAGACACAGGTACAAAAGGCACTGTGGAGAATAATTCGGCTGGAGGCCAAAATAACGACGCAGCATCCGGCTCATCG
Above is a window of Paenibacillus uliginis N3/975 DNA encoding:
- a CDS encoding ABC transporter ATP-binding protein, which gives rise to MGDKLILDHVSKEFGDGDTSVKVLDDVSLQVKAGEFVAVVGPSGSGKSTFLSIAGALLSPTNGRIMIGNKEVGKLSSKQMNKIRLDNIGFIFQSSNLIPYLTVRDQLLLIPKLAGKPRRKSEERADDLLKRLGLSHRTDHYPESLSGGERQRVAIARAWMNDPELILADEPTASLDSERGRTVVQMLADEVKLRQKAAVMVTHDKRMLDLCDRVVYIEDGKLSEKPI
- a CDS encoding ABC transporter permease, encoding MFLAVRELKHSKLRYLLIGFIMVLIAWLVLFVTGLAQGLASDNASSIQNMKADYLVVQKESDQRLNRSVLTEQDWNDIREHTGEQSATPLGVQMTTLTRSNSTSKVDAAFFAIDTEQMLAPTVVEGSMISQTKADEVLADRSLKEEDFKLGDQIIDQASGKAFTIVGFTEGQSFSHAPVLHMNYKGWESIHNSDSGRGMFFNAIALSASSDQADQLVQQVPDIDVISKDQALQGIPGYKEEQGSLMMMIVFLYIIAAFVLAVFFYVITIQKMNQFGVLKAIGAQSAYLARNLILQVMLLSVVSLIISIALTYGVAALIGNSIPFDLSPSLVLGSAGLFLFVSLIGSLLSLYRVVKIDAIEAIGRAA
- a CDS encoding response regulator transcription factor — protein: MVHILIADDDPHIRELLRYHLQLEGYSVYEAADGEEASACLVKEQIHLAVVDVMMPNKDGYQLTEEIRNDYDFPVILLTAKDQLLDKEKGFAVGTDDYVTKPFEPKELLFRIKALLRRYQMVSADKIHLHDTVIDRKSYEVYGHGKVLMLPMKEFDLLSQLASYPDRTFTRDELIQLIWGSDFDGDDRTVDVHIKRLRERFADRSRDFSIRTVRGVGYKLEVGTT
- a CDS encoding HAMP domain-containing sensor histidine kinase, which codes for MKTLYSRIVVTTICIMVLSSVFAFLLSNMYYQYNLKAYNDQKITDMAYDIENFYKHNPEVGIEDYLTHVGKLGYQIVLADGDGHEMFYGGEFSRNSLEPEVIKEVVSGETYHGILNFPSKLFITGFFDNDLMNSIGVPIVIDGVTHALFLRPDVMVQFGEMRIFFSIIMIISILLSILLVGIITRHIVKPIVHLTDATKQISQGKYNLKLNVKRRDEIGKLSTHFSHMAKGLEQLEQMRQEFVSNVSHEIQSPLASIQGFSQTLQTKNLSEEQRNRYLSIIEEESRRMSQLSKQLLMLASLDKEEHILEKSTFDLAAQIKQVLLVTEWSWRSKDLAIDMELPSLFIHGDQQLLHQVWTNLITNSVKFTDSGGSISLRISRLDDMCCIEISDTGIGIAESDLPHIFNRFYKADTARDRKETSTGLGLSITQKIIDLHRGSIEVTSQLGKGTTFRVLLPAV